The genomic region AGATCACGTGCCACACCGTGACACTAAGCCGAATTCTGAACAAGATACCACCATGTTCTTCATCACACGCAGTTAAAGGAGATAGGAGACACTGTCCTGCAACTACATGGTAAAGGTACATATGTGGATCGTGGAACACTCATAGCCATAGCTTGCATGAAGTATCTAGCACCTATACGATGCCGATGTGAACTGCTTTTTTTACCACATTAAGTAGTTATTAATCTTGAACATTTTGTATATAGATATATTCCTCATGACTATATTAATTaggaaattaaattctttttcaatttcaacatATTAAGTTCTCATTTGACTTCGTACTGAGTAATGTTTGATATTAATTTGTACGTTTATCATGTTTCGACCCAATAATAAAATActcaaacaatattttaaaatttaaaatgatgtttaaatgaaattcaattactactatttttgtcaaatttttatgtacTGATGAAACTAGTTTGCAACCCTAAACTAGAATTTGGGATATATtcgaaaattaattattagactCAAACAAGCTCGTTAATTATCCAATGAGTATAGCTTATTATAAAACATTGAGTTTGTGAGAAAGAATCTGAATTTAATCCCTCAAAATATACTCTTGGGAGGGGCGCCATTAATTATTACACAACTTTTTAGTATGACTAAgttctgataaaaaaatgatcttATAATTGATCCAAGGAATTGAAACATGTGAATATACCTTGGGATACTGGTAagtcaaaaatcattttatgacTTAAGACGAATAAGGACTCTTAACTATTTTGATTAtatgcaaataaatacaaatgataaaaacaatGTCTATGTATCAtcaaattatgtttttgttgttatGGTTTGATATTTGAGATGATAGCAAGCATAAGCCATGATTTGATAAGGCATTTAAgagaaacatttaaaaaatcatttaatactTTGTGTCTGAAATCCTCTTTTTAGAAACATTTCTTAGGATTTGATAAAGTcttatgaagaataaataaaatccaAGATATGAAAGTGTTGATCTCCATCAAAAGATACACTTTACCTTGCAAACTTACTCTAACAGATGAGAAGTAACTTTCTACTAAAGTGGTTAACATGATAACCTATAAAAGTAAACTCTGGGCATGAAGAAGGGAAATGCATTTAATGCAAACATTAAATGCTCCCAACAACCATTATCGTCAGATAAAGATCAAGTGAAAAATTTAACTATTGTGAGACAACAAAAACTTGAAGATGAAAGTTATAAATGCCAAAAGCTTTGATGAAGAAGATACAAATCTTACATGCATACATTCTTTACGTAAAAAGCTTTTTGTATATTGTTGTAAAGtccaaaagctctcaaaacacttTGAACTAATATAAAAGACTAAAGAGCTTATTGTATATCGTTTGTTCATAGTTTTAGTCAACGAGAAATCCCAAAtaacaaatcttttttttatttttttagagctTACAGTGGCTTGGTAGGATAAAGAATACTTATTTGTTGTCAAGCTTAGGAAGAGCTTGATTTTATAAGAGCTAAAAGTGACAGTGAATAATACTTGTAACTTATGAAAAGTTAACGAAACTtggagatttttaaaaaatgaacataATCTTAGTAATAGaaatgaaccaatataaaaattctTGCATCTGATTTTTCTTGCTTTCCTTTAAGGTTTACTTGACCAAGGgtgtgaatttatttttaaattttaataggtatattgtgttttctaaaaacatttttacatcgtctaataagatttttatttacaaagttTTATCGGATGAAAACTTTGTTTTACATGCAAAAGattataaaatttctaaattagaattcAACTCCCTTCTTGTGATATTTATCTCTACAAATACCACTAGAAAGCCTAAAGTCCTAGTTATGATggtatcaaataataataataataaaaaaagttcttTAGTTGTGTATATGGTGAACAGCCGAATATTGAACTCAAGTGGCCAATAAACATTTTTGTCCACATGATCCTTTATGAAGAAACAAATTTAAAGCCCTCTTGGGTTATCAGTCAGTCAAATTTTGGGGCTTAATAGGGTTGGGGCACTCCCTTATTCATAAGcatatgtaaatttaaaaataacataaaataattatttttttatttttatcatatataaaatcaaaataaaatcgaTCTATGTCATATTTGTTCAAGTTgcataatttaaaatcttaattttctacattattttatatcaattcgTTGTAATTtttaaccttttattttttgagaaaaaaattatgtaccaataatataaaataattttacattatcatttaattataacttataattttattgattttataataactaacttaaaattatatcaataattatttatgattaaataacaatataaattattttacaccatTAATGTATGACTATTAAATTAAACTCTGATTTTTATATAATGGTTAAAATGTATCATAAACATGTTAGTAAATGTTAATACgtactttgattttcaaaataataaattaattccccataaaaaataataaattgatttaataaataaaaccgTCTTTATTAAATGAACATATTGCATATGTTTAAAATGTAATGactattttctttattcatcaaataaatttgtatattttaaatgtaaaataaatttaattattttacaaaaataaactcATCGTTTacatacaaaaattataaagctAAGAATTACTAATTTATTCAAATGAAAAGACATATAATTCTTATATATAGTATTATAGtctcactttattttatttttttgcaaaatatacccatttatttatttatatttcaaaatcatgttatGATATTTGGAAAAACCATATCCTTTCTTTGCTTGTGTTGTTGGAAGGCATTTGTCCACGACGTCTATAGAATTCCCATTTGGTCATCTTAAACGCCAAAAAGTTTGTAGGGCACTCCATTTTGcccattattttatttcagCTGCCTAAACTTGACCAATGACTCAACAAGGCATTAACTACTTATGGCAATTGCAACTATTTCACAAGTTGCATGTTGAGAGACACCAATTGCCAGTTTAACGCAGCCAAGATACAGCCCTTTTTGTTTACTTACTTATGTGGCCCTATCAACTCTAATCACATTTCCAACTTTGGTAATGATGCAATgcaaaaaagggaaaatgaaaagaataccAAATAGCAAGTTGcagcaataataataaatcaactGTCAAGTGGCTTTAGTGTGATACAGGAGGACCTTTTTATTATAAGAATCAATTCACCCAGTAGTCCCTTTCAATTCCAAAGTTCAAAATTAAATACCACTTGATCCTAGTTTTGCTTTAGTTTACAATAAACTCTACAATTGTTATTGACTGGTTTCCTTTTATATCCGACAAAGAGAGGACGGGTTGATTCTaagctaaaaatattattacatcattgaattttaaatttcatcgttacattaataaaaattatcacaTAAGTTATATGCATACGATCATAcctgaatttaaaattatttattactttattaatagtatatattaagatttatgaaatatgcaaaacaaaacattaattgatttcttattattcttaaattttagaaataaatatttataatttaattattaatcaataaaaattacattttacatCCGTAAATGACCCATCCATATagattaattattcttttttttatttctcacagTATCAATATTATGCTTTGGAGactattttaattgaaatataataaacacTAAATATAAACAcctctttcataaaaaaatttgagactAGTTATTCATTTACGTGTGTGCATGGTACATATGCATTGGACCAAATTTTTGTAAAGAGGAAAACCTATgtgctttcttttgttttttttttgtctgccATTTTTACCGATTTGGCTATTTGAATATATGTGACTGCATGCAAACCATCCAAACCCCTTCCTAATAACCCAATTACTGTGACTTGTCTATGTGTATTTTTGTTATAGTTCCAATTTATCTAATGTATGTCAATAGGTCTAACTCATTTGATTGGACAAGATATAAGAGTTGTAGTAAATTTTCTGACACTCCCTTCAACTCTtacgattaaaaaaaacatctaatttaattattttgaagatTAAGCATGTAAAGTTAAGTGagctatattaaaaaaaatgtttatttctaGAGAATACTTTACACATATATTAAGATTGAATATAAGATCAAACAGTATCAATCTTAGAATTTCTGAGTTTATCTTATTTAGGATCTTGAGTCATTGTGACTGATAGCAATGATGAGATAACACCAATGAGATAAGACATTTGTTCTACTGAAATTATGCATGAGAAAAGTCATACAAAAATCAACATCCCACTGGCCTATCAACTGTTCATCTTAAGCTTTAGTAAAGATAATGAGGAGCGGGTAGTGCCATATAGTTCAAAACGGAAAATAAAATCTTCTGCCCCAATTATAGGTTCCATAATAAGTCGAAGTTAATACTTGGTATTCTATAGACATCACAAGATGCTTATCACAAAAGGCCAATTAAATctataaaagaaaagtttatgAATACATCTCTATCACATTTTTGTTAACACATTCTCTATTCTCTGTTTTTAGctgaaatttataagaaaaaacaacaaaacgTCCATTTGTTTCAAAGTTAAGCATCATtgattttattgaaataatttctaATCGTTACACTTAATTGACAtgtgtttttccttttcatggAAAAATGTGATAATTGATTTTCAatatcaaaacaaaatgatcCAACTCATTAAATAGTTTTGTGAAACTTGCATTGTTCTGTGAGTTCAAatgaatttcaatcaataataaagaatttttttgaaagattgttaGAAAATACTACCTTTGGTTTGGTTCTATATACAAGAAACAAGTTGAAGTGTATTTTACAATAagatttgtttcttataaatagaATAAGAGGTGGTATATCATTAACATTTCACAGTTAGAAATTCTCTCTTTTGCAGAAGCCAACAGCTAATTTGGCAAACCAGAGTAGCAAGtcctattctctctctctctctctctctctctctctctctctctctctctctctatatatatatatatatatatatatatatatatataaagtagtaAGTCCTATAGCATGAGAAGATCATAATTGCTGGAAATAAGCTAGCTTTAATTTAGGTATGGGTACAAGACAAACTGATAAGTGATAATGATATTTGCCCCTATTACATGGTTAGTGGTAATGCACCTTTCTATCAAATTCACCTCACTTAATTGATGACCGACAATCCCATTATGTCTGCAATATTTTCAAGGTGACAATCAGTATTGATTTTTCTTCTATGAGCATGATGAAAACAATGAATTTTGTTTCCGAAAGTGCTTCCATTATTGCACCTACCATACCACTCAATAATACCGGAAGAGTACTGGTACTGGAATAACTACcaaatatattttccttttatgaACCATAAAAtgatacattattattattacaaaaaaataaagcaccctaaaagaagagaaaaaatcttaatttttatgcatAACCAATACTTTATTCTGTTCTCATGGCTTTGATCCAATCAAGTTCAACTCTGAAATCACCTGGTCCAGATCTAGCACCTGGGACACCACCCTCAGCATTGACAGATAGAGACATGCCTAAAACACGGGATGGATTCATTTCGATTTGTGCATCTATAACGTTCCCTCTCCAAGTAGGTAAATATCGAGCTAGAGGAATCTGGCCAATCAATGAAATTCATAAGCATATGACACCCAATATGTTGATATAGAAATCAACTAGGTACAAACAACAATAGCATCAAAAGCCTTATCCTACTAGGTAAGATTAGTTACATGGATCACACAATGTCATTGGACTCGGTTAAAGACCATGAGTGGTCCATGTTTAGTATTTCGACAAATTTTATGTTAGGTGCTGATGACCTAACACAACCCTCCTCCTTTGCACAGACTTTGGGACCGACTATGAAACCATAGGCAGCGCTCAACTAGGTACAAAACCTAGCAAAAAAAAAGCTAACTATATTGATATGTTGTCCACTGAATTTCAAATAGTAAAGATCAATGCCCAGCAAAACCTGGTTACTCACTACTGATGATGATGCTTTCATGATGAGTAGCAATCATGACAgactgataaaataaataaaagtagttCGAAATATATGCACACAGAAATTCCAATGTTAAGCATAAGATCAGCAGAACCAAGTAACACACATTTCTTAAGCACAAAAGCTGCCTCCTATAAAGCACAGATATGATAGAACTAGAAAATAGGAATatgacaaattttaaaaattacaagacTCAACACAAATCACACAACTATTATCTAACAGataaaattagtataaaatgaacataaagtgcaatttaaatcaaaatagaTAATCAATGTTTAAAAAGTGTCATTGTAACGACAATAAAAAGCTGCAGTTTATCTCGTTATTGAGATATCCACGACTGTATTGGTTTtacgtttaaaaaataaaaggaatacACTTAGAACTATTATGCCCATAAAATGTGTCTGACATGGTTATGACACAAACATGACTACTATTTCGAAGTGTCTATGCTTCCCTGGTTGTCTCCAATAATGCCTCAAAAGCTTTGCAACTTGCATAGTCTATGATCATGTGTTAAACCATAAATGCTCTACAGATTTGTAAAATCAAAGCAAAATGGTACTCTATTCCTAATCACACCTAGACTTTTCATAAACATTGCAATGGTAAGGCTAAGGCTTCGAAAGAAACAGATAGAAAGCTACAAGAGCAATGTGCTTGAGCTTTCATTGATCTAATCCGAGTTATCCAAGTCcttatttttccaaagaaaaacctATCACATCAAGGTAACTACTTTTCACCATTTAATTTGGCATAATAAAAAAGTCTATGGCAGGAAAATTAGTAAGCAACAGGGCATTGCATATCACTCAAATCATTTGAGCAGACATCTTAATAAAATTGCAGGTTTTCACAACACAATATGAAAGCATAGTCAATCATGAGACATTACAATGTAAGCAGTGAGATGCAAATAGAACTTACCTTCATGATATACCAGTTTCCTTCAGGCACATAAACAAAAGCTTGCCATGAATTATCTTCCATCTGTCCAGGTGAATTGACCCAATTCTCCGTGTAGATCTGCACCAAAATCATCCCGGTCACAATACTCACAAGACCACCCCTGAAATGAAATCTAATTCCTCTGATTTCCAAGCATAGCATTTTGGCACTGATAATGAAAAAGTGCACTCACAGTAGATATATAACATCTTCCATCTCCTTTAAGTTTCATAGCAATAGTATCATATGAATCCAAATCAATAAAGCCATCAAACTGCAAAGATGCAAAGAATTGTGTAAAGATAACATATTTAacatagaatttaattttctaacacTTTACACTATCAACTAATTAGAAATCACCCTGATAAGATTTTACAAATAGTTATTACAAAACTCAACAatcttatctttacttcaaAGAGGACAATCTCTATGATGAGACATCCTATAAAAACCCTTTGCACTATAgtacattataattaaattctttaatgttagaaaacaaaattaagcacCAATAATCACATTAATTAAATCCAATAtgcttgtttttgaaaggaaaaaaaaaaaccagccTTTTTTGAGCGCATTCCACAGAAGCCACTTCGAGTGATGTTCCATTTAGAGCCTTCAGAGACATCCAGAGAAAGGTTCCCGGAGAAGATTCCAGAAGTTGCTCCATTTTCCGACTCAGTTATCTGCAGAGACGCAGAGGACAAACCTGGGTAACACCGAAACATTAAAAACCCCGAAAACTAACCAAACAgcgaagaaaaataaaaatgcaaacttTACTAGAATGAATGAAGTAGTGGCATGAACGAACCACCCCACCTCCAAATTCAGAATCAGAATACAAATGccacttgcttaactcttgctTGGAATTGAAGCTGAAGATGGGTCTCTCCGGTGGTGGCATCAAATCATCAAGATTACCGGATATAACTTTTGTTCAAATGCACACAGAGTTAGAGAGAGAGCAAAGATTTTGAGCAACTGAGAGAATGAATGaagattgaaaaatattatagtaCCTTTCTTAGTAGCATCAACTGAAGCTTGGATCAGTCTTCGCAATCTCgacatctctctctctctctctctccccccGCCACCACCAACTGTGGCGACAGCCTCAACCATCAACCATATCAGTAAATGGGCCTTCTTTTTTTGGGCTTTTTCAGCTTCTATGGCCCAACTTTACaaccactaaacaaaaaaaaatggataataaaaataaagagattaaaaatagaaaaaaaaatattatcaagatTAAAACTCAAAATCTCTAGGTTCATATACTTTTTTAAACTTCATGTTTTTATTaggtttaaatattaataaataaaaaattagtataaagattactgtatataatatatacaataaaatataaaaaaaaaatccgccTGCCTCCTACATATTTGATAGCCTATCCCACAAGAAAAACTTATAATACCTATTCCATTCAGAAAtttcatcaattattttttatcaaataaataattaaatttaaataattttcttatcataatatatatatatatatatatatatatatatatatatatatatatatatataaccacgATTATATACCAATCATATATGAATAAGAATCAACAccttaatgaataaaattaaaaagtacccggattaaaattaaatttaaatgaatacaaaaaatataagaaccaatatacaaaattatataaagacCAATATTAAATgagtaaattatataaaaaatgttaaatatgcttgttttgataaaaaaaaaaaaaattgttttctaatTGAGGATATCATGATAGAAATACACAATTTTATcacattatttttacttttctatAGTTGAACTCTCCTTAAAGTGAAGTGTCTATTAGGATCAGTCAAATAATTTCTATACCAATTAATATGAGTAATTTATTAGCTAACTGACATAGTTGTACCGTCTGTGATTAAGCCTTTGGCCGTAATGGTAATCCTACAAGTTTAGATCAGTGGCAAGAAACAAATGAaacttttctttatctttcatgTTCATAACCCATAAGCATTAAAAGAATGTGACAAAGTTGCTAACACAACTAAaaacatacataaaataaaCCAATAAAGTGCCTAGATTTAAACTATATATGGtttctcttaaaattaatataaagatGCACATTAACCAATCACTAAAGCATGCATCTTTTgtgctaaaaaaaaatttatcttgtGTGACATATTAGATTTTCATATGCAGTTCATTTTCCATGTCTTCAAAATTAGAGATGAGACGAACCTCATACTAGTTGCTCCCTTTAGGGACCTATGCAACATGGGAGGGTTAGTACTATTGATCTGCATTGTTGTTTCATGGGTGTTCATACACAGATGGagtcaaagaaacaaaaaaggccCCAAAACGGCCCTTTTTTGGAGCTGCCATTGAACAATTGATGAACTATGACAGGATGCACGATTGGCTCGTCAATTATTTTTCCAAGTCAAAAACCATTGTGGTCCCTATGCCTTTCACCACTTATACTTACATTGCTGATCCTGCTAATGTAGAACATGTGCTTAAGACCAACTTCAACAATTATCCAAAGGTAATCTACATTACACCATTTCTTGCTTCAATATTAAACCATATGGTATGAGATCATATTTGAATcgtatttaatgttttatttttgagtAAATAGTTTAAGTACTTTTTACACAATCATCTAATCacaacttattatatatgataaatttattgatttttatcacaattattttaaaagtcatatcaaaaatgatttctaattaCTTCATGTTGTATGTTTTTTTACACTAAGACTTTATTGAAACTTAACacttattttcatttgcataattaatgtttttgatGGAAAAGTTTGTGCTTCTAATTGCACGGTGAAGTGTACCATTCATATATGGAAGTGTTGCTTGGAGATGGGTATTTAATGTTGATGGTGAGCCTTGGAAGAAACAAAGGAAAACTGCAAGTTTAGAGTTTGCATCTAGAAATTTGAGGGATTTTAGCACTAAAGGCCTTGAAACTTTCAACCATTCTCTGTCAAGTATCTTTCCTTAACCACGAAATAGACATGCAGGTGCTACAAACATTCTTCatgcttacatttttttttcaaatttaaattttatttcaataagtCTATGAAGTAGTGGAGGCTACAATTGGTGACACTTCAAATGTCAATTTCTAGGAATTGTTGATGAGAATGACTTTAGACTCCATATGTAAGGTTGGATTTGGAGTGGAAATTGGAACATTGGCTCCCAATTTACCAGAGAATAGCTATGCTCATGCCTTTGACACTGCAAATATCATAGTAACACTTCGCTTCATCGATCCACTTaggaaaattaagaaaatgctAAGTATAGGATCAGAAGTACAACTTGAAAAGAGTATCAAAGTCATTGATGATTTCACTTACTCGGTAATCGGAGAAGACAGGCAGAGATAGAGGATATTAAAATGGCCAACAAAATCAGGTAGTTCCATATCCTAACAATATAGTAAAGTTCAAACCTATATTAATTGATcacttttgttataaaaaaacagGTGAAGCAAGATATATTATCAAGATTCATAGAACTAGGAGAAAGCAATGCAACAGACAAGAGTTTGAAAGATGTTGTGTTGAACTTTGCGATTGCTGGTCGAGACACAACTGCACCAACCTTATCATGGGCCATATACATGTTTATGACACATGCTCATGTTGCTGACAAACTTTACTTGGAGCTAaaaaaatttgaggagaatcgagCAAACGAAGAACATTTCCTTGCGTCAATGTGACAAAGAGGACCCTGAATCATTCAATCAAAGAGTTGAGCAATTTTCAAAGTTGTTGAATAAAGATTCACTAGAGAAATAACAGAGACCCTAAGATTGTATCCAGCGGTTCCTCAGGTATGCAATTTCTTAAATTGGTTCTTGTTATGAAAATTCCATTTAAAGTGagacaattttttattgattgctAAAAACATGAAATTACATAG from Glycine soja cultivar W05 chromosome 16, ASM419377v2, whole genome shotgun sequence harbors:
- the LOC114389490 gene encoding probable complex I intermediate-associated protein 30, coding for MVEAVATVGGGGGREREREMSRLRRLIQASVDATKKVISGNLDDLMPPPERPIFSFNSKQELSKWHLYSDSEFGGLSSASLQITESENGATSGIFSGNLSLDVSEGSKWNITRSGFCGMRSKKFDGFIDLDSYDTIAMKLKGDGRCYISTIYTENWVNSPGQMEDNSWQAFVYVPEGNWYIMKIPLARYLPTWRGNVIDAQIEMNPSRVLGMSLSVNAEGGVPGARSGPGDFRVELDWIKAMRTE